One segment of Clostridium ljungdahlii DSM 13528 DNA contains the following:
- the aroF gene encoding 3-deoxy-7-phosphoheptulonate synthase has product MIVIMRPQTTQEEINMLKQKIESENDVTVNVINGKECSILGLVGDTTKVDADKIRANEFVENVEKVQQPYKLSNRLFHPDDTVIKVKNASIGGDELAVIAGPCSVESEEQIVKIAQDVKKSGAKFLRGGAFKPRTSPYSFQGLRTRGLDLLKIARQETGLPIVTEIMSADMIDKFVEDVDVIQVGARNMQNFELLKQLGKTNKPILLKRGLSATIQELLMSAEYIMSEGNENVILCERGIRTFETYTRNTLDLSAIPAIKRLSHLPVIVDPSHAAGLWWMVEPLAKAAVAVGADGLMIEVHNDPANAKCDGQQSIKPKVFEQLMNDISKIPGKTIHKAYDTVNV; this is encoded by the coding sequence TTGATAGTTATTATGAGACCACAAACCACACAGGAAGAGATAAACATGCTTAAACAAAAAATTGAAAGTGAGAATGACGTAACAGTGAATGTAATAAATGGAAAAGAATGTTCTATATTAGGACTTGTTGGAGATACTACAAAAGTGGATGCAGATAAAATAAGAGCTAATGAATTTGTGGAAAATGTTGAGAAGGTACAGCAGCCTTACAAATTGTCCAATAGGTTATTTCATCCGGATGACACTGTAATAAAAGTAAAAAATGCTTCTATAGGTGGGGATGAGCTGGCTGTTATAGCAGGACCGTGTTCTGTTGAAAGTGAAGAGCAAATTGTAAAAATTGCACAAGATGTAAAAAAAAGTGGTGCTAAATTTTTAAGAGGTGGGGCATTTAAGCCAAGAACATCGCCTTACAGCTTTCAAGGTCTCAGAACTAGAGGATTAGACCTTTTAAAAATAGCAAGGCAGGAAACAGGGCTTCCTATAGTAACTGAAATTATGTCTGCGGATATGATAGACAAATTTGTAGAGGATGTGGATGTAATACAGGTAGGAGCAAGAAATATGCAAAACTTCGAGCTTTTAAAACAGCTAGGTAAAACAAATAAGCCAATTCTTTTAAAAAGAGGACTTTCTGCTACTATTCAGGAGCTTTTGATGTCCGCAGAATATATAATGTCTGAAGGAAATGAAAATGTAATACTTTGTGAGAGAGGAATAAGGACTTTTGAAACTTATACAAGAAATACTTTAGACTTAAGTGCTATTCCTGCCATAAAAAGATTAAGTCATCTTCCAGTAATAGTGGATCCAAGTCATGCTGCAGGACTTTGGTGGATGGTAGAGCCATTAGCTAAGGCAGCAGTGGCAGTAGGGGCTGACGGACTTATGATAGAAGTACACAATGATCCTGCTAATGCAAAATGTGATGGACAGCAATCCATAAAACCAAAAGTATTCGAACAGCTTATGAACGATATAAGCAAAATTCCAGGAAAAACAATTCATAAAGCATATGATACTGTAAATGTGTAA
- a CDS encoding SH3 domain-containing protein yields the protein MNTSKKLIFAFFMSASLMNSKGLVSTVYAADVPNMSSSAYTAVGNIFAKSGYTGQCTWFTYGRVLEKLGIALPSQFYGNAVDWWYANASSNVYPYGSEPKANSIVVWGGGPHGYGHVGFVEEVSGDTVYFNEGNFNIRGNYDGSEKTLSKEAIKNRGNLYLKGYIYVGDGRKSIPASNPSPSNNSSSNSAPVTNISKTGIVNISNSSSTLNVRNGAATSFGVIGGLKKGQSVAIVGSVGSWYKIKYNSSYGYVSSSFISASSQASPSSQPSSNSEAQYLSPASAKSGYVKLSDSSSSLNLRTSPGGSVIGSLANGTAVNILGTSGSWYKVTANGKSGYVSSSYISNSQSIVATAASVQSTTLKTGTVTLSNKSSVLNLRSNPWTGRIVSTLSSGTKVTITGTDGRWYKVTVGSLTGYVHSDYIK from the coding sequence ATGAACACGTCTAAAAAACTGATCTTTGCTTTTTTTATGTCAGCATCTCTTATGAATAGTAAGGGCTTGGTAAGTACTGTATATGCTGCTGATGTACCAAATATGAGCAGTAGTGCTTATACTGCTGTTGGAAATATATTTGCAAAATCAGGATACACCGGGCAATGTACCTGGTTTACTTATGGAAGAGTACTTGAAAAATTAGGAATTGCACTGCCATCACAATTTTACGGTAATGCAGTAGACTGGTGGTATGCAAATGCCAGTTCAAACGTATACCCTTATGGCTCAGAACCTAAAGCAAATTCCATAGTTGTATGGGGTGGCGGTCCACATGGATATGGACACGTTGGCTTTGTGGAAGAAGTAAGTGGAGATACTGTATATTTTAACGAAGGAAACTTCAATATAAGAGGAAATTATGACGGAAGTGAAAAAACGCTTTCAAAAGAGGCTATAAAAAATAGAGGAAATTTGTACCTTAAAGGATACATATATGTAGGCGATGGCAGAAAGTCTATTCCAGCTAGCAATCCTTCGCCTAGCAATAACAGTAGTTCAAATTCAGCCCCTGTTACTAATATTTCCAAAACAGGAATTGTTAACATTTCAAATAGCAGTTCCACATTGAATGTAAGGAATGGGGCAGCTACGTCCTTTGGCGTTATAGGAGGATTAAAGAAAGGACAATCCGTTGCTATAGTAGGATCAGTTGGAAGTTGGTATAAAATTAAATATAATTCTTCTTACGGATATGTGAGCTCTTCTTTTATAAGTGCAAGCTCACAAGCTAGTCCTAGTAGTCAGCCTTCTTCTAATTCGGAAGCACAATATTTATCTCCAGCTTCTGCGAAATCAGGTTATGTTAAGCTTAGTGACAGTTCATCATCTTTAAACTTAAGAACATCTCCAGGAGGTTCTGTAATAGGATCGCTTGCTAATGGTACTGCTGTAAATATATTAGGAACTAGTGGAAGTTGGTATAAAGTAACTGCAAACGGAAAGTCAGGATATGTTTCTTCTAGCTATATAAGTAATTCACAGTCCATAGTAGCAACTGCTGCAAGCGTTCAGTCTACAACTTTGAAAACTGGTACTGTAACATTAAGTAATAAGTCTTCAGTATTAAACTTACGAAGTAACCCTTGGACTGGTCGTATTGTATCCACTCTATCTTCTGGAACCAAAGTAACCATAACAGGCACAGATGGGCGTTGGTATAAAGTAACTGTTGGTTCCTTAACAGGATATGTTCATTCAGATTACATCAAGTGA
- a CDS encoding response regulator transcription factor — protein MNKVIILDDMIYVRYRVRRVLEDAGIGVYECGNSFEFFNRLYDKKEEINLIILEVGLSTEDGFEVLKKIKAKKLNIPVMILTKLNSREAFIKGIKAGTSEYILKPFNSKNLVKRIMKLIKSSRNSDRPEEIVYLNFQEYIARQIMKCGSQNKKLSIIMVSLVKKYYTEQEEKIEVKDSYLILLDLVYEKLRSLFKVPDLFEKYGLSTFISVVPDCNYRKVVSVVHQMECVYNKIKIMNEKYSEYDLKCSYVIFPDDGTDKNYLMNKLNIKMKMKINKEK, from the coding sequence ATGAACAAAGTTATAATATTAGATGATATGATATATGTAAGATATAGGGTGAGACGCGTATTAGAAGATGCTGGAATTGGGGTATATGAATGTGGAAATTCCTTTGAGTTCTTTAATAGGTTATATGATAAAAAAGAAGAAATAAATTTGATAATACTTGAGGTGGGATTAAGCACTGAAGATGGATTTGAAGTACTTAAAAAGATAAAGGCTAAAAAATTAAACATTCCTGTAATGATACTTACAAAATTAAATTCTAGAGAAGCATTTATAAAAGGCATAAAAGCAGGTACTTCAGAGTATATATTAAAACCTTTCAATAGTAAAAATTTAGTTAAAAGAATAATGAAACTCATAAAATCTAGTAGAAATTCAGATAGACCAGAAGAAATAGTATACTTGAATTTTCAGGAGTATATTGCCAGACAAATCATGAAATGTGGGTCACAAAATAAAAAGCTTTCAATTATTATGGTAAGCTTAGTAAAAAAATACTATACAGAACAAGAAGAGAAAATAGAAGTAAAAGACAGTTATCTTATTTTACTTGATTTGGTTTATGAAAAGTTGAGAAGTCTTTTTAAGGTACCAGATTTATTTGAGAAATACGGATTATCTACGTTTATAAGTGTAGTTCCAGACTGTAATTACAGAAAAGTTGTTTCAGTTGTTCATCAGATGGAATGTGTTTATAATAAAATAAAAATTATGAATGAAAAGTATAGTGAGTATGATCTTAAATGCAGCTATGTTATTTTTCCTGATGATGGAACAGATAAAAATTATTTAATGAATAAATTAAATATTAAAATGAAAATGAAAATAAATAAAGAAAAGTAA
- the ymfI gene encoding elongation factor P 5-aminopentanone reductase produces MENLGGKVAIVTGASRGIGRSIAINLAKCGANVVINYKKDEKEAYKTLDMIKQAGSVGMVVQGDVSLYSNAERIVQYALSKMGKIDILVNNAGISKIGLFVDMKEDEWNSIIDVNLKGVLNCSHSVLKHMISKKSGSIINISSMWGNVGAACESIYSASKGAINLFTKSIAKEMAPSNIRVNAVAPGVIDTEMNSWLKEDEKKSLIEDIPMGKFGQCKDIAKTVCFLAGDSSAYITGQIITVDGGMI; encoded by the coding sequence ATGGAAAATTTAGGCGGAAAAGTAGCAATAGTAACAGGAGCTTCTAGAGGAATAGGAAGAAGTATTGCTATAAATTTAGCAAAATGTGGTGCAAATGTAGTAATAAATTATAAAAAAGATGAGAAAGAAGCCTATAAAACCTTGGATATGATAAAACAAGCCGGTTCGGTAGGAATGGTAGTACAGGGGGATGTTAGTTTATATAGTAATGCTGAAAGAATAGTGCAATATGCATTAAGTAAAATGGGGAAAATAGATATACTTGTTAATAATGCAGGAATTTCTAAAATAGGACTTTTTGTAGATATGAAAGAAGATGAGTGGAATTCTATTATAGATGTGAATTTAAAGGGTGTACTTAACTGTTCTCACTCTGTATTAAAACATATGATTTCTAAAAAATCAGGATCTATAATAAATATTTCTTCTATGTGGGGAAATGTAGGTGCTGCCTGTGAATCCATTTATTCTGCATCTAAAGGAGCTATAAATCTTTTTACAAAATCTATTGCAAAGGAAATGGCACCTTCGAATATAAGGGTAAATGCAGTTGCACCAGGGGTAATTGATACGGAAATGAACTCCTGGTTAAAAGAGGATGAGAAGAAAAGTTTAATCGAAGATATACCTATGGGTAAATTTGGACAATGTAAAGATATAGCAAAAACTGTATGCTTTTTGGCAGGTGATTCATCTGCCTACATAACAGGACAGATAATAACGGTAGATGGTGGAATGATATGA